The following proteins are encoded in a genomic region of Saccharomyces mikatae IFO 1815 strain IFO1815 genome assembly, chromosome: 9:
- the CCT2 gene encoding chaperonin-containing T-complex subunit CCT2 (similar to Saccharomyces cerevisiae CCT2 (YIL142W); ancestral locus Anc_2.206), whose product MSVQIFGDQVTEERAENARLSAFVGAIAVGDLVKSTLGPKGMDKLLQSASSNTCMVTNDGATILKSIPLDNPAAKVLVNISKVQDDEVGDGTTSVTVLSAELLREAEKLIDQSKIHPQTIIEGYRLASAAALDALTKAAVDNSHDKTLFREDLIHIAKTTLSSKILSQDKEHFAELATNAILRLKGSTNLEHIQIIKILGGKLSDSFLDEGFILAKKFGNNQPKRIENAKILIANTTLDTDKVKIFGTKFKVDSTAKLAQLEKAEREKMKNKIAKISKFGINTFINRQLIYDYPEQLFTDLGINSIEHADFEGVERLALVTGGEVVSTFDEPGKCKLGECDVIEEILLGEQPFLKFSGCKAGEACTIVLRGATDQTLDEAERSLHDALSVLSQTTKETRTVLGGGCAEMIMSKAVDTEAQNIDGKKSLAVEAFARALRQLPTILADNAGFDSSELVSKLRSSIYNGISTSGLDLNNGTIADMRQLGIVESYKLKRAVVSSASEAAEVLLRVDNIIRAKPRTANRQHM is encoded by the coding sequence ATGAGTGTACAAATATTTGGAGATCAAGTTACTGAAGAAAGAGCTGAAAACGCCCGTTTATCGGCGTTTGTCGGCGCCATTGCCGTGGGTGATTTGGTGAAAAGCACGTTAGGTCCAAAAGGGATGGACAAGTTGTTACAGAGTGCGTCCAGTAACACCTGCATGGTAACAAACGATGGTGCCACAATTCTAAAGTCAATTCCGCTGGACAATCCTGCCGCCAAAGTGTTGGTGAACATTAGTAAGGTGcaagatgatgaagttgGGGACGGTACCACTAGTGTCACTGTTTTGAGCGCAGAATTGCTTAGAGAGGCAGAGAAATTGATTGATCAATCTAAGATCCACCCTCAGACTATCATTGAAGGTTACCGACTAGCTTCTGCGGCTGCGTTAGATGCGTTGACGAAAGCGGCAGTTGACAACTCTCATGATAAAACCTTGTTCCGTGAGGATTTGATCCACATTGCCAAGACTACCTTGTCTTCCAAGATTCTGTCTCAGGATAAGGAACACTTTGCTGAATTAGCCACTAATGCTATTTTGAGGTTGAAAGGGTCTACAAACCTGGAACACATCCAGATCATCAAGATTCTTGGTGGGAAATTATCGGACTCGTTCCTTGACGAAGGATTTATTCTTGCTAAGAAGTTCGGTAACAACCAACCGAAGAGAATTGAAAACgcaaaaattttaatcGCTAATACTACCTTGGATACAGACAAAGTCAAAATATTCGGCACCAAATTCAAAGTTGATTCTACTGCCAAATTGGCCCAACTAGAGAAAGCAGAACGtgaaaagatgaagaacaaaattgCCAAGATTTCAAAGTTCGGAATCAACACCTTCATCAATAGACAACTAATTTACGACTACCCAGAGCAACTGTTTACAGATTTGGGCATAAACTCGATTGAACATGCTGATTTCGAAGGTGTAGAAAGACTAGCCCTAGTTACAGGAGGTGAAGTTGTGTCCACATTCGACGAACCAGGCAAGTGCAAACTGGGTGAGTGTGACGTGATCGAGGAAATTCTGCTTGGTGAACAGCCATTTCTAAAATTTAGCGGTTGCAAAGCCGGTGAAGCTTGCACAATCGTCCTGAGAGGTGCTACCGACCAAACACTTGACGAAGCTGAGAGATCCCTGCATGACGCATTGTCCGTGCTGTCGCAAACAACAAAGGAAACAAGAACAGTCCTTGGCGGTGGTTGCGCAGAGATGATCATGTCGAAGGCCGTAGACACCGAAGCCCAAAACATTGACGGGAAGAAGTCCCTTGCAGTCGAAGCATTTGCCCGCGCCCTAAGACAACTGCCAACTATCTTGGCTGACAATGCCGGTTTTGACAGCAGCGAGCTCGTATCTAAACTGAGATCTTCTATATACAATGGTATCTCCACATCAGGCCTGGACCTCAATAATGGGACCATTGCCGACATGAGACAACTCGGTATCGTCGAAAGTTATAAGCTGAAACGAGCAGTGGTCAGCTCCGCATCTGAAGCTGCTGAAGTTCTACTAAGAGTGGATAATATCATCCGTGCCAAGCCAAGAACCGCCAATAGACAACATATGTAA
- the AXL2 gene encoding Axl2p (similar to Saccharomyces cerevisiae AXL2 (YIL140W); ancestral locus Anc_2.208) translates to MIKLQFSFLLIAITTLLRMAVATPYEAYPIGKQYPPVARVSEPFTFQISNDTYKSSIDKTAQIVYNCFDLPDWLSFDSTSRTFSGEPSSDLLSDANTTLYFNVILEGTDSADSMSLNNTYQFVVTNRPSISLSPEFNLLALLKNYGYTNGKNALKLDPNEVFNVTFDRSMFTNEDSIVSYYGRSELYNAPLPNWLFFDSNELKFTGTAPVINSAIAPETSYSFVIIATDIEGFSAVEVEFELVIGAHQLTTSIQNNLIINVTETGDISYDLPLNYVYFDDDPITSDKLGSINLLDAPDWVTLNNVTISGSVPDDLLGKNSNPANFSVSIYDTYGDVIYFNFEVVSTTNLFAISSLPTINATRGEWFTYYFLPSQFTDYVNTNVSLEFTNSSQNHDWLKFQPSNLTLAGEVPKSFYKLSLGLKATQGSQSQELDFNIIGMDSKTIHSNHSANATSTKSSSHSTSTSSYTSSTQTQTISSTSTATSSSPAVFPVASKNSSHKKKAVAIACGVAIPLGVILIAIICFLIFWRRRKENSDNEKLPHAISGPDLDNPANKPNQENATPLNNPFDDDASSYDDTSIARRLAALNTLKLDNHSTSESDISSVDEKRDSLSGMNMYNDEFQSQSKEELLSKPPAQSPGSPFFDSQNRSSSVYMDSEPAVNKSWRYTGDLPTVLDSVRDSYGSQQTVDTEKLFDLEAPKEQKRTSRNATMSSLDPWNSNNDPSIRKSITPSPHKITKQRDLHLRNLQNSQRATNGITPTTMSTSSSDDFVPVKDGNNFCWVHSMDSGRRPSKKRLVDFSNKSNVNVGQVKDIHGRIPEML, encoded by the coding sequence ATGATAAAGCTTcagttttcctttttgcTGATAGCTATTACAACATTGCTCCGTATGGCAGTGGCCACACCCTACGAGGCATATCCTATCGGAAAGCAATACCCTCCAGTGGCAAGGGTCAGTGAACCGTTCACGTTCCAGATATCCAATGACACCTACAAGTCGTCTATAGACAAAACAGCCCAAATAGTATACAATTGCTTCGATCTACCAGATTGGCTTTCATTCGATTCAACTTCTAGGACGTTCTCAGGTGAACCCTCCTCTGACTTACTGTCTGACGCGAATACCACATTGTATTTCAACGTAATTCTTGAAGGAACGGACTCTGCCGACAGCATGTCTTTGAACAATACGTACCAATTTGTTGTTACGAACCGTCCATCTATCTCGTTGTCGCCTGAATTTAACCTGTTAGCACTGTTGAAAAACTACGGTTATACTAACGGTAAAAACGCTTTAAAATTGGATCCAAACGAGGTCTTCAATGTGACCTTTGACCGTTCGATGTTCACTAATGAAGACTCCATTGTGTCGTACTATGGGCGTTCCGAATTATATAACGCTCCCTTACCCAATTGGCTGTTCTTCGATTCTAATGAGTTGAAGTTTACTGGTACGGCACCGGTGATAAATTCGGCAATTGCACCAGAAACAAGCTATAGTTTTGTCATCATTGCGACGGATATCGAGGGATTTTCTGCGGTCGAAGTAGAGTTCGAATTAGTCATTGGTGCTCACCAATTAACCACCTCTATTCAAAACAATTTGATAATAAACGTTACGGAGACTGGTGACATTTCGTATGATTTACCTTTAAACTATGtttattttgatgatgatccTATCACTTCTGATAAGTTAGGCTCTATAAATCTACTTGATGCTCCGGATTGGGTTACATTAAACAATGTTACCATTTCAGGCTCTGTTCCAGATGATCTACTGGGAAAAAACTCCAACCCTGCCAATTTTTCTGTGTCTATTTATGATACTTACGGTGACGTGATTtacttcaattttgaaGTAGTCTCCACAACGAATTTGTTTGCCATTAGTTCTCTTCCTACTATTAACGCTACAAGGGGTGAATGGTTtacttattattttctacCTTCTCAGTTTACAGACTACGTGAATACAAATGTTTCTCTAGAATTTACTAATTCAAGTCAAAATCATGATTGGTTGAAGTTCCAACCCTCTAATTTAACATTGGCAGGAGAAGTGCCCAAGAGTTTTTACAAACTCTCCCTAGGCTTAAAGGCGACTCAAGGTTCCCAATCGCAAGAGTTAGATTTTAACATTATTGGCATggattcaaaaacaattcaCTCAAATCATAGTGCCAATGCTACATCTACGAAAAGTTCGTCTCACTCCACCTCAACGAGTTCTTACACATCTTCTACTCAAACtcaaacaatttcttctacttctACGGCTACCTCGTCTTCTCCAGCAGTGTTCCCTGTAGCTAGCAAAAATTCATCgcacaaaaaaaaagctgtGGCAATTGCATGTGGTGTGGCCATTCCACTAGGTGTTATACTCATAGCCATTATATGCTTCCTAATCTTTTGGAGGCGTAGAAAGGAAAACTCGGATAACGAAAAACTACCACATGCTATTAGCGGTCCCGATCTAGACAATCCTGCTAATAAGCCCAACCAAGAAAACGCAACACCTTTGAATAACccatttgatgatgatgctTCTTCATATGATGACACTTCGATAGCAAGAAGATTGGCTGCCTTGAATACTTTGAAACTAGATAATCATTCCACATCTGAATCTGACATTTCCAGCGTGGATGAGAAGAGAGATTCTTTATCAGGAATGAATATGTATAACGATGAATTTCAATCTcaaagcaaagaagaattgcTCTCAAAACCGCCAGCACAGTCTCCAGGAAGCCCGTTCTTTGATTCACAGAATAGATCTTCCTCTGTGTACATGGACAGTGAGCCAGCAGTAAATAAATCTTGGCGATATACTGGCGACCTGCCAACGGTACTTGACAGTGTCAGAGACAGCTACGGATCACAACAAACCGTGGATACAGAAAAACTATTTGATCTTGAGGCACCGAAGGAGCAAAAGCGTACATCAAGAAATGCCACCATGTCTTCATTAGATCCATGGAACAGCAATAATGACCCTTCgataagaaaatcaataacACCATCGCCACATAAGATAACAAAGCAACGTGATCTCCACTTACgtaatcttcaaaattctcAACGTGCAACAAACGGAATAACGCCTACGACAATgtcaacttcttcttctgatgaTTTTGTTCCAGTCAAAGACGGTAACAATTTTTGCTGGGTCCATAGTATGGATTCAGGTAGAAGACcaagcaagaaaagattagtcgacttttcaaataagaGTAACGTAAATGTTGGCCAAGTCAAAGACATTCATGGACGAATTCCAGAAATGTTATGA
- the REV7 gene encoding Rev7p (similar to Saccharomyces cerevisiae REV7 (YIL139C); ancestral locus Anc_2.211), whose amino-acid sequence MNKWVEKWLKIYLKSYINLVLFYRNVYPPQSFDFTTYQSFNLPQYIPVNRHPALIDYIEELILDVLSKLTHIYRFSICIINKQNDLCIEKYVLDFGELQHVDKDDQIITESEVFDEFRSSLNSLILHLEKLPKINDDTVTFEAVINAIELELGHKLNRTRKIDSLEEKLEVDRDSNWVKCQEDANLPEENAFQPPKIKLSSLVGCDVGPLIIHQFSEKLISGGNDNILNGVYSQYQEEESIFGSLL is encoded by the coding sequence ATGAATAAATGGGTAGAAAAGTGGTTAAAGATTTATTTAAAAAGCTATATCAATTTGGTTTTATTTTATAGAAATGTATACCCGCCTCAGTCATTCGACTTTACTACTTACCAGTCATTCAACTTGCCGCAATACATTCCGGTTAATAGACATCCTGCTTTAATTGATTATATAGAGGAACTTATACTAGACGTTCTGTCTAAATTAACACACATTTACAGATTCTCTATTTGCATCATTAATAAACAGAATGATTTGTGTATTGAAAAGTATGTCCTAGATTTCGGTGAACTGCAACATGTAGATAAAGATGATCAGATCATTACGGAAAGTGAAGTGTTTGATGAATTCCGATCTTCCTTAAATAGTTTGATTTTGCATCTGGAGAAACTACCTAAAATCAATGATGACACAGTAACATTTGAAGCAGTTATTAACGCGATCGAATTGGAACTAGGACATAAATTGAACAGAACTAGGAAGATCGATagtttggaagaaaaactagAAGTTGATAGAGATTCAAACTGGGTCAAATGTCAGGAAGATGCGAATTTACCAGAGGAAAATGCTTTCCAACCCCctaaaataaaattatcaTCTTTAGTCGGTTGCGATGTGGGGCCTTTGATTATTCATCAGTtcagtgaaaaattaatcAGCGGTGGTAATGACAATATCCTAAATGGAGTATATTCGCAATATCAAGAGGAGGAGAGTATTTTTGGATCTTTGTTGTAA
- the TPM2 gene encoding tropomyosin TPM2 (similar to Saccharomyces cerevisiae TPM2 (YIL138C) and TPM1 (YNL079C); ancestral locus Anc_2.215): MEKIKEKLNSLKLESESWQEKYEELREQLKELEQSNTEKENEIKSLSAKNEQLDSEVEKLETQLSDTKQLAEDSNNLRSNNENYTKKNQDLEQQVEDSETKLKEAMEKLKEADLNTEQMGRKIVALEEEREEWEKKCEEFQSKYEEAQKELDEIATSLENL, translated from the coding sequence atggaaaaaatcaagGAGAAATTGAACAGCTTGAAACTAGAATCTGAATCGtggcaagaaaaatatgaagagCTAAGGGAACAGCTCAAGGAACTAGAGCAATCTAAcactgaaaaagaaaatgagatCAAATCTTTGTCTGCTAAGAACGAACAACTGGACAGTGAAGTGGAGAAATTAGAAACTCAATTGTCCGATACTAAGCAACTGGCTGAAGACTCCAATAACTTGAGGTCCAACAATGAAAACTACACTAAGAAGAACCAGGATCTAGAACAACAAGTGGAGGATAGTGAAACAAAACTCAAGGAGGCGatggaaaaattaaaagaggCGGATCTGAACACTGAGCAAATGGGTAGAAAAATTGTTGCTCTGGAGGAAGAAAGGGAAGAATGGGAAAAGAAGTGTGAAGAATTCCAAAGCAAATATGAAGAAGCTCAAAAGGAACTTGACGAAATTGCTACTtcattggaaaatttaTGA
- the TMA108 gene encoding Tma108p (similar to Saccharomyces cerevisiae TMA108 (YIL137C); ancestral locus Anc_2.217) has product MSDKLLSLENPVVPFHYELHLDIDPKQSSPNFKGSAKVDLKFNSNSTSLASIQDSFTQFKLHCKDLVILSAHAILGSTEYNIQVSQDTKKHWAIFQSECPIQLSNDLPLVLSVQYVGKIGNIKTQHDKTLGIFKTNFMDRKTGTSNNHVVATHCQPFSACNIFPCIDEPSNKSTFQLNISMDSQYKAISNTPVEAIEALKTAGKHMVKFARTPLMTTSVFGFAMGDLEFLKTEVKLKSDKTIPVSIYAPWDIANATFTLDTIQKYLPLLESYFGCSYPLPKLDFVLLPYLSDMAMENFGMITIQLNHLLIPPNALANESIREQAQQLIVHELVHQWMGNYISFDSWESLWFNESFATWLACYMLEQNGDLPHYWASESYLLEQVEPIMCKDASNVNSKSIFQIAQRKTSINSQTSDIFDPEAYTKGIVMLRSLQLATGESHLQKGLQSVFEDTKTFHERSVKPMDIWNHVGKTLKSQNVTNFISSWTRTPGLPVVKVELKQDDGNTQTKLTQHRFINQLSSEEEDQLEDVPYQTPLFGVLPDGEMDSKNVLLTDRTLKLDYPILVLNHMAQGYYRVSYESKESYTLINDKLNEGTLSEIDLSKIFLDLSQFIGDEGFQNSIHLLGLCSILSNIASSSTKVSPKYWAPLSKGLEILQTIDRASLTSSKLQSFLKKKIIIPFFNKIEWPHGEFGKSLDPYELKVWSQILFLNKTSAKCAELCQGYFKLLLQGPRSSVPLELVSSILVVMSQHCSNIKQWKKIFDLVKHSACVGISNHVNCLHVQNSGDVATLIQNGAIESLGFCLDSDIVKKILNFVTSNIESDAMELALFGFNYNFKKRLNKNEKPQDQIVREAIWKWYTDNFDQWARKATRKGTTTGDHIHKALRSISLIIFQMFAADEPQRIEKFINLKKEKLGQNLLSLDDVWASVQQDEESRKTIRRDLSHLV; this is encoded by the coding sequence ATGTCTGATAAGCTACTGTCTTTAGAGAACCCTGTGGTACCTTTCCACTACGAATTGCACCTGGACATTGACCCTAAGCAGTCATCACCCAATTTCAAAGGTTCCGCTAAGGTCGACTTAAAATTCAATTCGAATTCCACCTCTTTGGCCTCTATTCAAGATAGTTTTACTCAGTTCAAATTACACTGCAAGGATTTGGTGATTTTGTCTGCACATGCCATTCTAGGCTCTACTGAATACAATATACAAGTCTCCCAAGATACCAAAAAGCATTGGGCTATTTTCCAGTCTGAATGCCCAATTCAACTGTCCAACGATTTACCTTTGGTCTTGTCTGTGCAATATGTGGGTAAAATCGGTAACATAAAGACACAGCACGATAAGACTTTGGGTATCTTCAAAACAAATTTTATGGACCGCAAAACGGGTACTTCTAATAATCATGTGGTAGCTACACACTGCCAACCGTTTTCTGCCTGTAATATTTTCCCATGTATCGATGAACCTTCAAATAAGTCCACTTTTCAATTGAACATTTCAATGGATTCACAGTATAAAGCCATTTCCAATACACCTGTCGAGGCTATCGAAGCCTTGAAAACCGCTGGAAAACATATGGTGAAATTTGCCAGGACACCCTTGATGACTACTTCTGTCTTCGGTTTTGCTATGGGTgatttggaatttttaaAGACAGAGGTTAAGTTAAAAAGCGATAAGACTATTCCCGTTTCCATCTATGCACCCTGGGATATTGCGAACGCGACGTTCACTTTGGATACAATCCAGAAGTATCTGCCACTTTTGGAGTCCTATTTTGGATGTTCATATCCTTTGCCCAAGTTAGATTTCGTGCTACTACCTTATCTAAGCGACATGGCAATGGAGAATTTCGGTATGATCACCATTCAACTAAATCACTTACTCATACCACCAAATGCTCTGGCCAATGAATCCATCAGAGAGCAAGCACAGCAGCTCATCGTTCATGAATTGGTCCATCAATGGATGGGCAATTACATATCTTTTGATTCGTGGGAATCTCTTTGGTTTAATGAATCTTTTGCAACCTGGTTGGCATGCTATATGCTGGAACAAAATGGTGACTTGCCCCATTATTGGGCTTCCGAGTCTTATTTGCTAGAACAGGTAGAACCTATCATGTGTAAAGACGCATCGAATGTCAATAGTAAAAGCATATTCCAGATTGCGCAACGGAAAACCAGTATCAACTCTCAAACAtctgatatttttgatCCTGAGGCATACACAAAAGGCATTGTCATGCTAAGATCCCTACAATTGGCTACAGGTGAATCTCATTTACAAAAGGGTCTACAAAGTGTATTTGAAGACACCAAAACTTTCCATGAGAGAAGTGTCAAGCCCATGGATATCTGGAATCATGTCGGAAAAACTCTGAAATCTCAAAACGTTACTAATTTCATTTCATCTTGGACAAGAACACCGGGCTTACCGGTCGTTAAAGTAGAATTAAAACAAGACGATGGAAATACTCAAACAAAACTTACTCAACATAGGTTTATCAATCAGTTATCTAGTGAGGAAGAGGACCAGTTAGAAGATGTTCCATATCAAACACCCTTATTTGGGGTTCTACCAGATGGTGAAATGGATTCTAAGAATGTACTATTAACAGATAGGACGTTGAAGTTGGATTATCCTATCTTGGTGCTCAACCATATGGCCCAAGGTTATTACCGCGTTTCATACGAATCTAAAGAGTCTTATACGCTGATCAACGATAAATTGAATGAGGGAACGCTATCAGAAATTGACCTTTCGAAAATCTTTTTGGATTTATCACAGTTTATTGGAGATGAAGGCTTCCAGAATTCTATCCATTTGCTTGGTCTCTGTAGTATATTAAGCAATATCGCTTCTTCCTCCACGAAGGTTTCACCTAAATATTGGGCCCCATTATCTAAAGGATtggaaattcttcaaactATTGATCGTGCTAGTTTAACAAGCTCTAAACTGCaatcttttttgaagaagaaaattattatcccttttttcaataaaattgaaTGGCCTCATGGTGAATTTGGTAAAAGTTTAGATCCTTACGAGTTAAAAGTGTGGTCCcaaattttatttttgaacaaaacTTCTGCAAAATGTGCTGAATTGTGTCAAGGCTATTTCAAGCTTTTGTTACAAGGCCCACGTTCAAGTGTGCCGTTAGAATTAGTGAGTTCAATTCTTGTTGTGATGTCCCAACATTGTTCAAATATCAAAcagtggaaaaaaatttttgatttggtTAAACACAGTGCCTGTGTTGGTATTTCTAATCATGTTAACTGTTTGCATGTCCAGAATAGTGGTGATGTTGCCACCTTAATCCAAAACGGTGCAATTGAATCACTTGGATTCTGCTTAGATTCAGACATTGTGAAAAAGATCTTGAATTTTGTCACTTCTAACATTGAATCTGATGCAATGGAATTGGCTTTGTTCGGGTTTAATTACAACTTTAAAAAGAGattgaataaaaatgagaaaCCTCAAGATCAGATCGTACGTGAAGCGATCTGGAAGTGGTACACAGACAATTTTGACCAATGGGCACGCAAGGCTACGAGAAAAGGTACCACTACAGGCGACCATATACATAAGGCATTGAGAAGCATTTCCCTGATAATTTTCCAGATGTTTGCAGCAGACGAGCCGcaaagaatagaaaaattcatcaatttgaagaaagagaagttAGGTCAAAACTTGTTATCTTTAGATGACGTCTGGGCCTCTGTGCAACAAGATGAGGAATCCAGAAAAACTATAAGAAGAGATTTGTCTCACTTGGTCTGA